The sequence below is a genomic window from Thioalkalivibrio sp. ALJ12.
CGATCACGGATAAATGGAGCGACACTGGTTCCGGAGGCTTTGCGGATGACAAACTGTATGTTGTTCAAACGGGCGCAAAGGTTGTCGAGCGCTGCCTGCTGATGACCTCCGACCCCGGCGATCTTATCCTAGACCCCACTTGCGGCTCTGGCACCACCGCACAAGTGGCCGAGAAGTGGGGCCGCCGCTGGATCACCTGCGATACCTCCCGTGTTGCGGTCACCCTGGCGAAGCAGCGGCTGATGACCGCGAGTTATAACTACTTCGAGTTGAAGTACCCCCAGGAGGGCCTGCGCGGTGGTTTCATCTACAAGACGGTGCCGCACATCACCCTGAAGTCGATCGCCAACAATCCCGAGATCGACGAGATCTACGAGCGCGATCATCCGGCCATCGAGCAGCCGCTGGCGGATCTGAACCACGCGCTCAAGGGCAAGGCGCCAGCCTTTTCTGTGCCTTGCGGCGGACGCAAGGGGCAGACAGTCGATTTCAGCGCCCCGGACACTGAGACGATCACCCTGCCGGCCGGCGACGAGGTGCCGGTGAATGCCCTGCTGGAATGGGAAGTGCCGTTCGACTTCCCCGAAGCATGGCCCGAGGCCGCTCGAGCCCCCTTCGAGGCCTTTCATGCTGCTCGCCAGACGATGCAGCAACGCATGGACGAGAGCATCGCGAATCATGCCGGTCAGGAAGTGCTCTATGACCAACCCGAGGTGAGCAAGAACAAACAGCGCATCACCGGTCCGTTCACCGTCGAGGCGGTACCCTTTGCCACGGTGCTCGGTCTGGACGAGGCCGAGCAGCCGACGGAGGCCGATGTGGCCGTGGCCCGCTCGGGGGCCACTTCCCGTCATGTCCTGTGGCGAGAGGAACTGCTGAAGGCGGGGATCCGGGGCAAGGGTGGGCAACAGCTCAAGCTGATGGATCTGGAGACCTTGCCGGGTACCCAGTATCTGCACGCGGTCGGCACCCTGGCCGAGACCGGCGAGCGGGTCGCGGTGAGCTTCGGCCCCGAGTATGCCGCCCTGGAGCAGCGCCAGGTGGAGATCGCCAAGAACGAGGCCGGCGACCTGTTCCCGCTGCCAAAGTTGCTGGTCTTCTGCGCCTTTACCTTCGATCCGGAGGCGGCCAAGGATATCGACAGCATCAAGGGGATCCAGGCCCTCCGGGTGCAGATGAACACGGATCTGCTCACCGAGGATCTGAAGAAGAATGCCCGCAGCAACGAGTCGTTCTGGCTGATGGGCCAGCCGGATGTCGAGGTGAGGGAACTCCGGGACGGCAAGCTTCAGGTGGAGGTCCACGGCTTTGACTACTTCGACACCAAGTCGGGTGAGCTGAAGTCCGGCGGCAAGCGCGACATTGCCGTGTGGGAGCTGGACACTGACTACGATGACCGTTCCCTTTACCCGCGTCAGGTCTTCTTCCCCATGGCTGGCAAGAAGGATGGCTGGCACAAGCTCAGGAAGGATATCCGCGCCGAACTCAACGAGGAGCTGCTGGAACAGCTCCACGGTACCCGGTCGCTGTCCTTTGAGCCCGGCGAGAACCGCAGTATCGCGGTGAAGATCGTCGACAACCGGGGTATCGAATCGCTGAAGGTCATCCGGCTGGACTGAACCATGACGCGGCAGACAAGCCTCTTCGATGTACTGGCTCGCCATGAGGGGGCCGATACGGAGTACAAGTCGGCCCTTGGCGGGTTGCCGGGGGATCTGTGGGCAACCTACAGCGCTTTTGCCAACACCGCCGGCGGTACGATCTACCTCGGGGTCAAGGAGACCGACGACGGGCCGGTGACCTCCGGTATCACCGATGCTGACAGGCTCCGCTGCGACTTCTGGAATACGGTGAACAATCCCCAGAAGGTCAGCCGCAATATCCTCGAGGAGCGTCACGTCAGTATCGAGCGTTTTGGGGGGCACGAGATCCTGGTGATCGAGGTTCCCCGCGCCTCGCGTCTCGACCGCCCGGTCCACGTCGGCGTGGACCCGTACAAGGGTACCTACCGCCGCAATCATGAAGGGGACTTTCTCTGCAATGCGGCGGAGGTGCAACGGATGTTCGCGGACCGCCTGGACGAGTCGCCAGCGGACAGTCGGATCCTGGAGCACTTCGGGCTGGATGACCTGAATAGCGACTCCCTTGCCAAGTTCCGTAACCGCATGTCCTCGCGCGCGTCGGACCACCCGTGGCTGGCGGAAGATACGGTTGGTTTCCTGACCAAGCTGGGCGGCTGGCGCAAGGATCGACAGACGGGCGAGCAGGGCCTGACCCTGGCCGGACTGCTGATGTTTGGAAAGACCGAGGCGATACAGGACCCGGACGCCCTGCCGCGGTTTCACCTCGACTATCGCGAACGGCTGGCGGAAGACGAGGCGGTTCGCTGGAGTGACCGCCTGACCATCGATGGGACCTGGGAGGCCAACCTGTTCGAGTTCTATCTGCGGGCAGCCCAGAAGCTCTCTCACGACCCCGCGCTGAAGGTGCCGTTCCAGTCCGACCGTCGTGATCAGACTGACGCCCACGAGGCGCTGAAAGAGGCCCTGGTCAATGCCCTGATCCATGCCGATCACCATGGCCAGGGTGGGATCGTGATCGAGCGCTTCAAGGACCGTTTCGAATTCTCCAACCCCGGTACCCTGCTGCTGTCCCAGGAGCAGTTGATCGCCGGCGGGGTCAGTGAGTGCCGCAACAAGGCCCTGCAGCGGATGTTCCAGATGCTCGGCGTTGGGGACAAGGCGGGTTCCGGTCTCGACAAGATCCGCCACAGCTGGCAGGCCCATCTATGGCAGCCTCCCAGCTTGCGTGAACAGTACCGGCCGGATCGCGTGATCCTGTTGTTGCCGCTGTTCAGCGTCATGCCGGAGGATGTGGTGCAGTCGTTGATAGACCGCTTTGGAAGCGCATTCGAGGCGCTGTCACAGGACGAGGCGCAGACGCTGGTCATCGCCGCGATGGCTGCTGACCAGTCGGTGACTAATCAGCGCCTGCAGGAGATGTTGACCCTGCATCGGGTCGATATTACCCAGATGCTGCGGGGCCTAGTGGACAAGGGCATGCTGGATCCCCATGGCCGGAATCGGGGCGCTTACTACACGCTGGCAGCGGGTGGAGACCGCGACACCGAGGAAGGCGGGACACTTGCGCTCCGGTTTGCCGGTGACCCCGAACCGTCCCCGGATGGCGGCTCCGTACAATCCAGCGATCGCTCCGTGCAATCCGAGGACCGCTCCGTGCAATCCGAGGATCGCTCCGTACAAACGACTGGCGACCGTCCGCTGTCGAAGTTGAGCATTGATGATCCTTCCGAAGCGGAGCGCCTGTGGGCCCTTTCTGCCCATGTCCGCGATCACAAGCCTCGAAAAGAGGAGCTGAGGCGCGTACTGGCTGAGCTGTGTCGCGGGCGCTATCTCGGACCGGCCGACCTTGGAATCCTGGTGAATCGAAATCCGGACGCACTCCGGCATCGGCACCTGCGGCCAATGGCACGGGAGGGGGTTTTGCGGATGCGGTATCCCGACAAGCCCAATCACAGCCAGCAGCAATACACTACGGTAGAGGGACGAACCGAATGAGCGCCCAGTCGCTGATCATCAACTCCCCGTACGAGTACCCCGGCAGCTACTGGGAACAGGATGGTAGCGGGAAGGCGCTGAAGCTTTGCCAGGGCCGGCGGCCAGCCGCGTATGAAATCTTCGATACCCGCAACAACACCCGGCGCAGCGAGCCGCTGGATCTGGTGAATCAGATCCGGCAGCGGGTGGATGGTTGGCGCGAGAAGGGGTATCCGGGGGTGACCAGCGTGACGCGCCAGCTACTGGAACACTGGTATTGGCGCGGCGAATGGGACCCCGAAGGGCGACGCTGGGAGGGCGGGCCGCGGCAGCATCCGTTCTACTTCTGCCAGCTGGAAGCCATCGAGACCCTGATCTGGTGGCTGGAGGCACGAGAGGAGGACCGCCAGGGGGTCTTCGTGCCGGGCGATGGCGGCCCCTGGGAGCGGATCTGCAACAAGATGGCCACGGGCAGCGGCAAGACCCAGGTGATGGCGCTGATTATTACCTGGCAGACACTCAACGCTATCCAGTATCCGAAGGACAAGCGCTTCTCCCGGGCCGTGCTGGTGGTGACGCCCGGATTGACGGTCAAGAGCCGGTTGAAGGTGCTGTTTCCCGGCGACGAGAAGAACGTCTACGACGAGTTCAATCTCTGCCCCAATGAGGCGATGCGCCAGCAGTTGAATCAGGTCGAGCTGGTGGTAGAGAACTGGCACACATTGATGCCGTTGAAGGAACAGGCGCGCTCAGTAGTCAGGAAAGGTAAGGAGAGCGACGAGGCCTTTACTCGCCGGGTTCTCGGACAGCTCGCTACGCACCGCGATCTGGTGGTCATTAACGACGAGGCCCACCACGCCTATCGGCAGCGGGCGGAGGTGAAAGTCAGCAAGAAGGAGGCCGACGCACTGGGTATCGATCTGGAGGAAGCCACTCGGTGGATCGAGGGGCTGGATCGAATTCACAAGACCCGACGCATTCGCCGCTGCTTCGACCTGTCTGCGACGCCGTTCGCACCTACCGGGAAAACCAATACCGACGCGGGTTTGTTCGAATGGGTGGTCTCGGATTTCGGCCTTAACGATGCTATCGAGGCAGGCTTGGTCAAGACGCCGCGTGTGGTCGTACGCGATGACGCGCTGGCCAATGCTCGGACATACGCGAGCAAGCTTTATCACATCTATCGTGAAGACGAGGTTCGCGAGGATCTCAATCGCAAGGCTGAAACGCATGCCTCGTTGCCGGATCTCGTGCAGAAGGCGTATGCGTTGCTTGCCTACGACTGGAGGGAAGCCGCACGACAATGGCAGCAGGCAGGGCACAGCATCCCGCCGGTGATGCTGACGGTTTGCAATCGAACCGAAACTGCCGCGCGTATCGAGAATTTCTTCAACAGCGGTGATTGTCTGATCGCGGAGACTCAGGCCCCCGACAAGACTCTGCGGGTGGACTCAAAGGTGCTGGAGAAAGCCGAGCGGGGCGAAGCTTCGAACTCCAGGGACAAGGAATACGCGCAACGTCTGGAATCAATTATTAACGCCGCTGACCTGCCCGCAGATCGGCGCGATGATCTGTTGACCCAGAAGCAGGAGGAACAGCTGCGTGCGCTGGTCGACACTGTGGGGAAGCGCGGGAAACCGGGTCAGGGGCTGCAGAACGTGATCTCGGTGGCGATGCTGTCCGAAGGATGGGACGCCGCCAATGTCACGCACATCATGGGGCTGCGCGCCTTTACCAGTCAGCTTCTGTGCGAGCAGGTCATCGGTCGCGGACTTCGGCGGGTAGCGCACGATATGGATGCCATGGGCCGTTTCCTGCCGGAGTACGTGAATGTCTTCGGGGTGCCGCTCTCCATCTTTCAGGATGACGCGGGCGGCGGTGAGCCGCCGCCACCGCCCAATCCGAGCACTCGTATCGAAGTCGAATCGGGCCGTAACCATCTGGAAATTCGTTGGCCCAACGTGGAGCGGGTGGAACATAGCTTGAAGACCGAGCTGGTGCTGGATCTGGCATCTGTGCCCCCGTTGAGCCTGGATCCGGCGGAGACTCCGCTCAACGCCGACATCGCCCCGTCCCTCACGGGGTCGCCAAACCTGAGCATGGTGACCGAGATCGATCTGGAGAGCGCGGTCGAAGACTTTCGGTTGCAGAACCTGGTCTTTCGTGCCGCACGAAAACTCTATCTGCAGAATGCCGCTGGTTTCGGCGGCGACAAGCAGTATCTTGCCGTGCAACTGATCCGGCTGGTGGAGAAGTTTCTCGCAAGCGACAAGTTGGATATCCCGAGCCTCTGGCACCAGGACCCCGTGCGCCGCCGGCTATTATTCGCGCTCAATATGGATACGGTGGTTGCACATGTCAGTCGGCATGTAACCGAGCAGAATGTTGATCGGCGAGAATTGATCTTTGACGAGTCAAGGCCGATCGGATCGACGGCCTATATGCGCCCATGGTTGACGACCAAGCCATGTGCGGCGACGCGCCGGTCGCAAATTAGTCATGTGGTATATGACAGTACATGGGAGAAGTTGGTCGCGGATGTCTGCGAGGGACACGAGAAAATTCAGGCCTGGGTCAAGAATGACCACCTGGACTTCAAGATCCGTTATCTGTGGCGCGGCTCCTCACGTAATTTCGTTCCCGATTACCTGATTCGGTGTGCGAATGGGCAGACCTTGATACTCGAGGTTAAGGGGCAAGATAGCAGCATGAATGCCGAGAAACGTGCCGCTGTTCATTCGTGGGTTGAAGCGGTTAATGAACAGGGCGGCTTCGGTAGATGGGCATTCGATACGGTTTTCGAGCCCGCTTCGGCCCGAGACGTAATCGAAAGGCATTGTTCCAGAGAGAGTCCATCAGGTTAGCGAGCCGGACTTTGCGTCGTGCTTTTTTGGGTTCCCTTCGGGGGTTGGCGTTTCCGGCCACTGGCGCGGATTGAAGTCACTGCGGCGCAGAAATGCGTTGCCGAGTTGGACCACCGTGCACAGGATCAGGCCGAAAGCGAGGATGTAGGTCCATTATTCGAGCCCGATGTCGGTGGTATGAACCCATGACCCGAATGTTGATAGCGATGGTGCGGGTGAACTCGTCCGGGACTCCTTGCCATCGCGGCAATCCGGAGGCGCATGTCCCCGGTGATCCCGGAGCTTGTGAACGCCTCCAGGGCGTCAGGTCGTGATGAACACGGCAAAGGGCGGGCGCCGCGATGGCCGCCCGCCCCGATAGCTCATGGCTCGTGGCTAATGGCTCAGGCGTTGCGCGCGAAGTAGCTGGTCATCAGGTTGCGGTAGTTGGGGATGTGCTCGGAGAGCAGCGATCCCAGACCTTCGACATCATTGCGCCAGTCGCGGTGCAGTTCGCAGGCCATCGCAAACCAGCCCATCAGCTGGATGCCGGCGGCCTCCATGCGGGACCAGGCGGAATCGCGGGTGGTCTTGTTGAAGGTGCCCGAGGCGTCGGTCACCACGAATACGTCGTAGCCCTCCTCGATGGCGGACAGCGCAGGGAAGGCCACGCAGACCTCCGTGACGACACCGGCGATGATTAGCTGCTTCTTGCCGGTGGCCTTCACGGCAGCCAGGAATTCCTCGTTGTCCCAGGCGTTGATGTTGCCCGGACGCGCGATATAGGGGGCGTCGGGGAACATCTCCTTCAGTTCCGGCACCAGTGGTCCATTGGGGCCGGCCTCGAAGCTGGTGGTCAGGATGGTGGGCAACCCGAAGTACCGGCCGCAGGCCGCCGTGGCCAGCACGTTGTTCTTGAATTCGCTGGGTTCGAAGTCCTGGACCAGCGAGATCAGACCGGACTGGTGATCGACCAGCAGCAGCGCGGCATCGTCCTTGTCGAGGCGGCGGTAGGTGTAGCCGTCATTCATGGTGGTTCTCCTGTAATGAAAGCCTGCCGGGCAGGCATGAAATGCCGCGACGCGGATGCGCCGCGGGGTGGGGTCAAGTGGATGGGGCGGAGTCCTGCAGGCGGCCCTCGCGATAGTCGCGGATGGCCTGGCGGATCTCCTCCGGCGTATTCATGACGAAGGGCCCCTGGCCGACGACGGGCTCGTCGATGGGTTCGCCGGACAGGACCAGGATGGTGGCCTCGTTGTTGGATTCGACGATCACCCCCTCGTGCTCCGCGCTCAGCATCACCAGCTGGCCGCCGCGCGCGATCTCGCCGCCGTTCACCTGAACGGTGCCATGCAGTACCACCAGCATGGAGTTCCAGCCGTGCGGCAGGTCCAGGCGGACCTCGCCGTCGCGCTCCAGGCGCAGGTCCCACACCTGCATCGGGCTGAAGGTGCGGGCCGGCCCTGGCTGCCCGGCATATTCGCCGGCAATGACTCGCAGCCGCCCCGCGGCGTCCGGCAGTGCGATCTCCGGGATGTCGGTGACGCCCAGGTGCTGATAGCCCGGTGCCGTCATCTTGTATCGGGATGGCAGGTTGACCCAGAGCTGCACCATCTCCAGCCGCCCGCCGGTGCGGGTGAAGCGCCGGGAATGGAACTCCTCGTGCAGGATGCCGGCACCGGCGGTCATCCACTGCACGTCGCCCGGTCCGATAATGCCGCCGGCCCCGGTGGAGTCGGCATGCTTTACCTCGCCATCCAGCACGATGGTGACGGTCTCGAACCCCCGGTGCGGATGTTCTCCGACGCCGCGCGGCCGGGCCGCGGGTTCGAAATCCATGGGGCCGGCATGGTCGAGCAACAGGAACGGGCTCACGTGGCGGCCGTGAGTCTGGTAGGAAAACAGCGAACGCACGGGAAAGCCGTTGCCGACCCAGTGGCGGGGTGGGGCGCTGTATGTACCCAGGATGGTCTTCATGTCGTCCTCCTCGAAAGGCCGTGGTTGGTGGCCTGACGAGAATCCTGGCAGCAGGACGGTGGCGCGGGTAGTGCCGGAAAATTACACTCACCGTTCCATAATCGGAACGATGAAGATGCAGGACCTCAACGATCTCTACTATTTCGCCCGCGTGGTCGAGCACGGCGGGTTTGCCCCAGCTGCACGGGCACTGGGCGAGCCCAAGTCCAAGCTCAGTCGCCGGATCGCGGCGCTGGAAGAACGCCTGGGGGTGCGCCTGTTGCATCGCTCCACCCGGCAGGTCGGCGTCACCGAGATCGGGCGCGTCTACCATGGCTTCTGCAAGGCCATGCTGGTGCAGGCGGAGGCCGCGCAGGACGCCATCGACGGCCTGCGCGACGAGCCCTGTGGCACGGTCAAGCTGAGCTGTCCGGTCGCGCTGCTGGATGCCCGGGTGGCGACCATGCTGGCGGAATACCAGCGCCGTTACCCGCGGGTGCAGCTGCACCTGGACGCGACCAACCGCCGCGTGGACGTCATCGAGGAAGGTTTCGATATCGCCATCCGCGTGGAGCCGCCGCCGCTGGAGGACAGCGAGCTTGTCCTGCGCGTCCTGGCCGACCGAGCCCAGCGGCTGGTGGCGAGCCCGGACCTGCTCCAGCGCGAGGGCTCGCCGCAGGTGCCCGCGGATCTCGCAGACCTCCCCAGCCTCGCACTGAGCCGGCCGCAGGCACGCTATCAGTGGCATCTTGTCGGGCCCGACGGTGGCGAGGCCTGGATTGCCCACCAGCCGCGGCTGGTCACGCGCAGCATGACGGCCCTGCGGATTGCCGCCTGCCACGGGGTCGGTATCGTGCAGTTGCCGACCATGATGATGACCACGGAGCTGGAGGATGGCCGTCTGCTGCCGGTGCTGGACGGCTGGGCCCCGCCGCGCGAGATCGTGCATGCGGTGTTCCCGTCGCGGCGCGGTCAGCTGCCGGCCGTGCGTGGCCTGATCGATCATCTGGCCGAAGGCTTTGCCGCTCTCGACGAGGATTGAGGTCCACAGACCGGTCAAGCCATCGTGCGAGCGGCTGTATCGTTCGCTTGTCGCGAGTTATCAGTGCATGGGGTTACCGCCTGGCTGGCAGGCGCGATGCGGCTGAAACGGCCCGGTAGTATCCCTGTTGGTGGGGGTTGAAGCCGCGCCGGCGCAGCTCTGTTTTCTCGAGCCCGGCTAGTGTTTCGGGGATCGCAGCGATGATCATGATCAGTATTCGGCCGTTGTCGATAAGGCTCCGGATCCTGGGCACGCTGTCGATGGCTCCGCGTGCGTGTGCGAACGCGGCTCGGTGAGGGTCAGCGGGCAATTGGGTCGGAGTGGGGCAAGCCGTTGCAAAGTACGGTCTGCGCGGGCAAGCCAATCGCGGCCCGTGCTGGGCGTCCCGTTGGGGCCAACCGCTGAGCGAGACATGCTGAAGACTGCCAGCTTTGCGATGGAATACTGGTGGCGACAGCCCGACGGGAATTCGGTAGAGGGACGAGGTCTGGACCGCTGGTCAGTGTTTCAGGTTCATCCCGGTGGTGGCGTCAGGGGCCGTTCTTGTGGGGGGCGACCTTGCCGCCTGTTCGGCAATGACTGACAGCTTCATCCAGCGCCCGATGCTGCGTTCCAGCTCCAGTCTTCCGAGAACCCGAATATCCCTGCGTTCGATGGCCGGCGCGAGGGGGCGCTGGCCGATCCAGACCGGGCCCAGCACCCGCACGGTTGTGGCGATGTACAGGTCGACCTCGAATCCGGGGTCGGACTGGCAGAGGTCGACATCATCGTCTTCGATCAGTAGCCACCAGCGTCGAAGTTCGGGCGGCGCGTCGCTGTAGTCGAACTGGACGACGGTCCGCCCCGAGGGAAGAGCCGCGGTATCGATGCGCCGGCGCATGTCCCACATGAGTACGCCTGCGTCCCAGTCGGGGCCGTCGGCTGCGCTTTCCACCCAGCGCCGCCCCCACAGGCCCATCGAGATGATCACCGGGCCCAGGGCCTCGCCGGCCTCCGTCAGGCGATAGTCCGCGTGTTCTCGGACTACGACGCCGCTCGCAATCAGGTCCCGCAGACGGCGGGCCAGCAGTGCACGCGACATCAGCGGCACGCCGCGATGGATCTCGTTGAAACCTGAGGACCCACTGATCAACTCACGCAGAACCAGCGGGGTCCAGCGCGTTGTCAGGATCTCCGCCGCCTTTGCCACAGGGCAGAACTGACTGTATCCCGTTCGGTCGGTCATGGCGCTTCTCCGCAGCCATTTTCCCAATTATGGCTCCGCCACCGGGTGTTTTCCGGTTCATTTTCTGAACTAGCGGGGTCGGCCTCCGCTTCGCAATGCTGATCTCACGGCGTGCCTTGTCTTGCCGTAACCCATCGCAGCCCAAACCAAGGGGAGCCGACGATGACACTCACATGCGAATCGATCGCCAGTCGAGTCCTTCCACATCAAGCCGCACGGAGTGCGTGTGCGACATACGGCGCCGAGGGTGCCGCTGTCGGGGAGTGCTCGCCCCAAACAGACCCAAAGGAGAATGTCATGAACAATCCCGGATTCCCTGCCAGGACCAGAGCCGCCATATCCCTCACGGCGTTTACGCTGCTGGTGCTCCTGGCCACGCCACTGGCACACGCGGACCCCGATCCGATCACGGCCAAGCCATTGACCGAACGTCACGCCTTTAGCGGCGAAGTCTCGATGCAGATCACGCAGGAGCTCGACGGTTTGCCCAGGAAGACCTTCGACATTGAAGACGCATCGAATGTCAGCGTATTCGAGTTCACCATCCAGCCGGGGGCCGTGTTTCCCTGGCATACCCATCCGGGGACGGTACTCATCATGGTCACGGAAGGTGAATTCGTATTCATGTTCGCGGAGGACTGTGTAAGGCGCGAGCTTGAACCCGGCATGGCCCTGGTCGATCCCGGGGACAGTGTGCACACGGCCTACAACCCCAGCCGGGATGAGCCCACGGTGGTCATTGCCACGCTGCTTGGGGTCCCGGGAGAGGGTCCGCTGACGATGCCCGTCGACGCGGACGACAACTCTGCACTGGACGAGAAGTGCGGCATTGAGCGCACGGGCGAAAACCGGCTCCATGGGCACTGAGGAGGTGATGTTCGGCTACCACGGTCGTGAGGGGGCGTCCGTGGTGGTCGCCGACCCGTGTGCTCAAGGCAAGGCGCTCGATCTCAGCCCTTGAACTTCACCAGGCGGCTGACCTGGATGTCGCAGATGAAGACAACACCGCTGTGCTGGTTGAAGAAGGGCGTGAACCCTTCGAGGATCGGTTCGACCAGTTCTTCGGGGATCGCCGCGATGATCATGATCAGGACTTCGTCCTCGTTGAACATCAGGTGCCCCGAGTGGAAGCCCTGGCTACCCTTGCCGGAGAGATTGCCGATGATGGTGTAGCCCTTGACGCCCGCCCGATCCAGCAGATCGGTGGCAAACGCCTGGTGTTCGCCTTCGAGAATGATCTCGATCTTCTTCAGTGATTTGAGATTCAGGTCGTTCATGCGCGGTTTTCCTCCACGGCAGGTCGGTCGGCCGCATCTTGTGTGGAACGGGGCGGGGGTTCCTCGCGCCAGTCGCCGTCGACGAATCGGTACAGCCGGTCGGTTTCCGGGTCGAGGATGACGCACAGTACCCAGCCATTCGCAATCAGGCTCCGGACCTTGGGCACGTTTTCAATGGCCCGGCGCGCATGGGAGAGCGGGGCCTCGATCAGGGCCAGCAACCGGATCGGGTCGTGGTAGGGCAGCCCGTCGTAGAGTACGGTCTGGGCGGGCAGGCCGGTGCGCAGGTCCGAGAGGTTGCCGGTCATGACCCCGACGCGACAGGCGACGTTATGGTAGGCCTTGCTGCCGGAGCCGTAGCGTTCGTTGTCGACCGCCGAGAAATAGTGCTCCATGTTGATCCACTGGGCGACGATCAGCGGGCCGGTCAGAATGCTTTCCAGCAGTCGGCCTTTGGGGTCGACGCGATAGTCGTAGGAATGCAGGAACGTGCGGCCCTGCAGGTCGCTCGCCGCGGTCAGGTGTCGCCGGCCGATGATGAAGCCCGCATTGCGTGCCAGACCCCATTCGGGGCGCACCTGGGCCCAGTCGACCGTGTTGCGTCGTGCCTGCCGAGCGGCCGTTATGGTATCGGGGGCGTCCTCGAGATCCGGTTCCAGGGTCTGCAGCCGCTCGCGTGCCGTTCGGCGCGTGGCGGCGCGCAGGCCGTTGCGCAGGCGCTCGAGATAGACCAGGTGGCTGGCCGGCAGCAGGTCGAGGTCATGCAGCCGGATCTCGTCGGATGTGGTGTTGTGCATGGCGGGCAGAAACCAGGCGTCATCGGGGATGTCGATGCCCTGGGTTCGCAGCCGCCGGCGAACCTCGGGCTTGTTGCCCATGTGTGCGAGCACTCGCGCGCTGACGATACCGTGG
It includes:
- a CDS encoding ATP-binding protein, producing the protein MTRQTSLFDVLARHEGADTEYKSALGGLPGDLWATYSAFANTAGGTIYLGVKETDDGPVTSGITDADRLRCDFWNTVNNPQKVSRNILEERHVSIERFGGHEILVIEVPRASRLDRPVHVGVDPYKGTYRRNHEGDFLCNAAEVQRMFADRLDESPADSRILEHFGLDDLNSDSLAKFRNRMSSRASDHPWLAEDTVGFLTKLGGWRKDRQTGEQGLTLAGLLMFGKTEAIQDPDALPRFHLDYRERLAEDEAVRWSDRLTIDGTWEANLFEFYLRAAQKLSHDPALKVPFQSDRRDQTDAHEALKEALVNALIHADHHGQGGIVIERFKDRFEFSNPGTLLLSQEQLIAGGVSECRNKALQRMFQMLGVGDKAGSGLDKIRHSWQAHLWQPPSLREQYRPDRVILLLPLFSVMPEDVVQSLIDRFGSAFEALSQDEAQTLVIAAMAADQSVTNQRLQEMLTLHRVDITQMLRGLVDKGMLDPHGRNRGAYYTLAAGGDRDTEEGGTLALRFAGDPEPSPDGGSVQSSDRSVQSEDRSVQSEDRSVQTTGDRPLSKLSIDDPSEAERLWALSAHVRDHKPRKEELRRVLAELCRGRYLGPADLGILVNRNPDALRHRHLRPMAREGVLRMRYPDKPNHSQQQYTTVEGRTE
- a CDS encoding BPTD_3080 family restriction endonuclease, translating into MSAQSLIINSPYEYPGSYWEQDGSGKALKLCQGRRPAAYEIFDTRNNTRRSEPLDLVNQIRQRVDGWREKGYPGVTSVTRQLLEHWYWRGEWDPEGRRWEGGPRQHPFYFCQLEAIETLIWWLEAREEDRQGVFVPGDGGPWERICNKMATGSGKTQVMALIITWQTLNAIQYPKDKRFSRAVLVVTPGLTVKSRLKVLFPGDEKNVYDEFNLCPNEAMRQQLNQVELVVENWHTLMPLKEQARSVVRKGKESDEAFTRRVLGQLATHRDLVVINDEAHHAYRQRAEVKVSKKEADALGIDLEEATRWIEGLDRIHKTRRIRRCFDLSATPFAPTGKTNTDAGLFEWVVSDFGLNDAIEAGLVKTPRVVVRDDALANARTYASKLYHIYREDEVREDLNRKAETHASLPDLVQKAYALLAYDWREAARQWQQAGHSIPPVMLTVCNRTETAARIENFFNSGDCLIAETQAPDKTLRVDSKVLEKAERGEASNSRDKEYAQRLESIINAADLPADRRDDLLTQKQEEQLRALVDTVGKRGKPGQGLQNVISVAMLSEGWDAANVTHIMGLRAFTSQLLCEQVIGRGLRRVAHDMDAMGRFLPEYVNVFGVPLSIFQDDAGGGEPPPPPNPSTRIEVESGRNHLEIRWPNVERVEHSLKTELVLDLASVPPLSLDPAETPLNADIAPSLTGSPNLSMVTEIDLESAVEDFRLQNLVFRAARKLYLQNAAGFGGDKQYLAVQLIRLVEKFLASDKLDIPSLWHQDPVRRRLLFALNMDTVVAHVSRHVTEQNVDRRELIFDESRPIGSTAYMRPWLTTKPCAATRRSQISHVVYDSTWEKLVADVCEGHEKIQAWVKNDHLDFKIRYLWRGSSRNFVPDYLIRCANGQTLILEVKGQDSSMNAEKRAAVHSWVEAVNEQGGFGRWAFDTVFEPASARDVIERHCSRESPSG
- the ycaC gene encoding isochorismate family cysteine hydrolase YcaC, encoding MNDGYTYRRLDKDDAALLLVDHQSGLISLVQDFEPSEFKNNVLATAACGRYFGLPTILTTSFEAGPNGPLVPELKEMFPDAPYIARPGNINAWDNEEFLAAVKATGKKQLIIAGVVTEVCVAFPALSAIEEGYDVFVVTDASGTFNKTTRDSAWSRMEAAGIQLMGWFAMACELHRDWRNDVEGLGSLLSEHIPNYRNLMTSYFARNA
- a CDS encoding pirin family protein, with translation MKTILGTYSAPPRHWVGNGFPVRSLFSYQTHGRHVSPFLLLDHAGPMDFEPAARPRGVGEHPHRGFETVTIVLDGEVKHADSTGAGGIIGPGDVQWMTAGAGILHEEFHSRRFTRTGGRLEMVQLWVNLPSRYKMTAPGYQHLGVTDIPEIALPDAAGRLRVIAGEYAGQPGPARTFSPMQVWDLRLERDGEVRLDLPHGWNSMLVVLHGTVQVNGGEIARGGQLVMLSAEHEGVIVESNNEATILVLSGEPIDEPVVGQGPFVMNTPEEIRQAIRDYREGRLQDSAPST
- a CDS encoding LysR family transcriptional regulator; protein product: MKMQDLNDLYYFARVVEHGGFAPAARALGEPKSKLSRRIAALEERLGVRLLHRSTRQVGVTEIGRVYHGFCKAMLVQAEAAQDAIDGLRDEPCGTVKLSCPVALLDARVATMLAEYQRRYPRVQLHLDATNRRVDVIEEGFDIAIRVEPPPLEDSELVLRVLADRAQRLVASPDLLQREGSPQVPADLADLPSLALSRPQARYQWHLVGPDGGEAWIAHQPRLVTRSMTALRIAACHGVGIVQLPTMMMTTELEDGRLLPVLDGWAPPREIVHAVFPSRRGQLPAVRGLIDHLAEGFAALDED
- a CDS encoding helix-turn-helix domain-containing protein; amino-acid sequence: MTDRTGYSQFCPVAKAAEILTTRWTPLVLRELISGSSGFNEIHRGVPLMSRALLARRLRDLIASGVVVREHADYRLTEAGEALGPVIISMGLWGRRWVESAADGPDWDAGVLMWDMRRRIDTAALPSGRTVVQFDYSDAPPELRRWWLLIEDDDVDLCQSDPGFEVDLYIATTVRVLGPVWIGQRPLAPAIERRDIRVLGRLELERSIGRWMKLSVIAEQAARSPPTRTAPDATTGMNLKH
- a CDS encoding cupin domain-containing protein, translated to MNNPGFPARTRAAISLTAFTLLVLLATPLAHADPDPITAKPLTERHAFSGEVSMQITQELDGLPRKTFDIEDASNVSVFEFTIQPGAVFPWHTHPGTVLIMVTEGEFVFMFAEDCVRRELEPGMALVDPGDSVHTAYNPSRDEPTVVIATLLGVPGEGPLTMPVDADDNSALDEKCGIERTGENRLHGH